The genomic region TCACGCCGTGAAGATATTCGTTAAAACGCTCAAGGGCAAGTGAACCTGAAAAGATCGTTAAGGTGTTCTTAGTTCGATTTTTTTAGAACACTTTATTCTATGTATTTTAGCGAAAAGCAGTAAATTTGCTGCATTAATTGAAGGCTGTTTTTAAGAAAATCGGACGTTTTAAACTATTGAGAAAGTTGTGACAGCGTTAAGAACAACCCTAACACTATCCCTATCGATTTTGCCTTTTTACAGTGCCGTTGCATCTCCAATGTTCGTCTATGCACAATCTCCAATTCATTCGAATGTACTCTCTACACAGCTTCGTTCTGCTGAGCCAAATAGGACTGGTACGATAGAATTTAAGTCCTCTTATACGCAGTCCAGTATATGGGCACATACGCAAGCTTACTCCTTAGACTATTATCAAAATCAATCGAACATTGCTGTTCAATGGCAAGCCTCTCCGATTTGGAAAACTGAACTCGATTATCGTGTTGTCACAGCAAAAGATAACGGTTTAGACAGCTTTGTGATGGGGTTTCATGATCTGTTTGGTATTGGGCAGAATGGCCGTGATGAAGTTGCGGAAGACCAGTTCACAATGGATTTTCATAATGCCGGTGTTCATGTATCGGATTTTGAAGGCGATGACTTAACCAAAGCGCTTACTTTCTACAATGAGTTGCTATTGTATTCTCGAGGGCCGATGTCACTGTCTGCTGGTGGTTCGTTGTTTTACAACAATGTGAGAAGCGGGCAATTTGCGAGAACCAGTTTTGAGCAAGGTGCTCAACTCAACTACAGCTATATCACACCAAGGCACAGTATTTTTTCTACTATTGGCCTTGTACATCGAAACAGCGATGGTCATTTAGTTAGCGATGAGAATCTAACCCTTGAAAACGTGAGTGCCAGTTGGGCTGTCGGATATGAGTATCGATGGAATCAGCAGCATAGCTTTGTCCTTGAATCGCTTAACTATCAAGGCTGGTCGACGAATGACCCCGATTTCTCGGAGCCATCGAATGAAGTGGTTGTGGGGTATCGCTATCGTTTGTACCGCCTTGCTTTAGAAGCCTTGATGATTGAGAACATTCGCAATATGGATAACAGTACCGATATCGGCTTTACGCTCGGCTTGCGTTTCTCAATATAAAAGCGATATCAACATATCATTATTTAATTAAATTCATCTTGGTTATAAAATTTTCAGTAATTTTACGGTATATCAATAACTGGATTTTTTGAACAATAGCGCCACTCCAAAAGGCCGGACTAACAAGGCCGAATCAATATATAGGTAGTGGTAATCATGAAAAAAACATTAGTAGCACTTGCGATTGCAAGCATTTCAACTTCAGCATTCGCTGTAAACACAAGCAGCCAAAATAGCCAGAATGAAGAGATGTTTGCTTTTGATTCTATGCACAAAGATCAATTCTCAGTAGCAGGTTCTTTCGGTGTTGGTGGTTACTACGACACAGGTTCTAAAGCATTCTACGATGACTGGGCGACTGGTCTAACACTTGCGGTAAGTTAC from Vibrio gigantis harbors:
- a CDS encoding DUF3187 family protein; its protein translation is MLPFYSAVASPMFVYAQSPIHSNVLSTQLRSAEPNRTGTIEFKSSYTQSSIWAHTQAYSLDYYQNQSNIAVQWQASPIWKTELDYRVVTAKDNGLDSFVMGFHDLFGIGQNGRDEVAEDQFTMDFHNAGVHVSDFEGDDLTKALTFYNELLLYSRGPMSLSAGGSLFYNNVRSGQFARTSFEQGAQLNYSYITPRHSIFSTIGLVHRNSDGHLVSDENLTLENVSASWAVGYEYRWNQQHSFVLESLNYQGWSTNDPDFSEPSNEVVVGYRYRLYRLALEALMIENIRNMDNSTDIGFTLGLRFSI